The following DNA comes from Paenibacillus sp..
GCGCGGAGGAGTTGGCGGAGGGCATTTGCGAGTTTCTCGGCGTCGCGTATGTGTCTTCGTCGGAGAAGAAGGAGCGGCAGCCGTCCGTCGCCGAATGCGGGGTCGAGGTGAACGGCATCCTGTTAGAAACTCGGGGGTTTATTCGCGATAACCGGTCTTATGTGCTGTACGAAGCGATTGGAGCCGCGGCCGGCTGCGGCGCAGGCTGGGACGAAAGCTGCGGGAAGGCGATATTGAACAACCGCGTGCTGGATACGACCGTAATCGTCGGAGATCGCCGCTACGCGCTCGCGACGGAAGTCGCCGCAGCCATCCAATATCGGGCAGTGTGGGACGAGCTTAAGCGAGCAGTGAAATTTGTGAAACAAACGTAAGAGTGGCGAGCTACGAGGCCGCATCGAAACTGGGCGTAGCAACCTGGGAGGAAGGTCTCAGAGTCTTTAAACAAAATTTACACCTAAAGGTAAAAAATACCTATGTACGAGACAGTTGGCTTGCCTCATGATAGATTACAGTATTTTCCTTTGGCAGTCCTCCATGGGCTGTCCGATATCTAAATCAATGAATGGGGATGAATGATGATGGCAAATCAGGATCAGGAGCCGATGATCAAGCTGCAGCCGGGCGGAGTGGCGCCGGTGCTCAGCTACAACGTACCGGAGCCGACGTCCTACAGCGGTCGGAATTTTATCGACTTGCAGCTGCACGACGGGTACTTCCTGCCGACGAAGCCGTCGGAGTCGAACGCGCGCTCGGCGTCCGACGGAGCGCAGCGGATGCAGGCAGCACCGAAGGAGCCGTCGCCGGCGGAGCTGCTGCTCGAGAAGCAGCAGTCCGGGGAGCGGATGACGACGCGTTTTCAAAAATTGACCCCCGAAGAGGTGGAGCAAAAAGCTCGCGAAGGCCTCAAGCTGAACATCGTGAAAACGATGACCGGCGCATTGTCCTACAATTTCGTCGAAGCCGATCCGGTCGTCGAAAAGCCGCTGAGCGCCGGTCCCGCTGTTGCGGACGACTCTATCCAGATGTCCGCCATGCGCGCGATCCGTCAAGAGGAGGACGGGGGCGTCGTCAGCCACATGCTGCCGAGAGACCGCGATCCCATTCCGTGGGAGCCCGAACCGGAGCCCGCACCGCCTGTGCTGTCGGTCAGCATTCATACCCCTGCTTCGAACGCTGTCGTTTCCGGCCCTTACACGGGCGCGACGGTCGAAATTCGCGGGAACGCGTCGGTGAAATCCGGATACGGCAAAGTCGGTAAAGTGCAGGTGCAAATCGGAACCGGCGGAGCGTACCAAGACGCCGCGCTGTCGGCGGACGGCAGCTGGTCGTTCCAAACCGTACTGCGAACGCCGGGACCGATTCACATCACCGCCAGAGCGACGCACGCAACGGAGCCGGTCTCCGCATCGGCTCGCATCGCGGTGACGGTCAGCTTGGCTCCGCAGCCCGACACGACGGTGCCGACCGTCCGCATTACGTCGCCTTCGGCAGGCGCGCTGCTGAACACGAGAGGCGGCCCGGCCGCTCAGCTGAACGTGGAGGGCACCGCTTCCGACGACCGCGGCGTCGCGAGAGTCGAAGTGATCGTCGACCAGGGCGCCGCCCAGCTCGCCGAAAGCTTGAACGGCTTCGCGAACTGGAAAAGAACGGTTTCGCTCGGAGCGGGCAGCCATACGATTCTCGTCAAAGCGTACGATGCGGCCAACAACGTCGGCACGGCCAGCTTGACGGTGTTCGTCGACGCGGCGCCGCCGACGGTCAGCATCACGTCGCCGCTGAACAACGCCGAGGCGGCGGGCACGCATTCCCAGGGCGCTATCATCGAGGTGCTCGGCACGGCGTCGGACGCGGGCGGCATCGATTACGTCGAGCTGTCGCTCGACATGAACCCGATCGGCATCCGCGCAGCGGAGAAAGCGCCGGGGGATTGGTCGCAGTGGAAGGGCGTCCTGACCGTTCACGAAACCGGCAAGCATACGATCACCGCGAGGGCGTACGACCGCTCCAACAACATGACGGAAACGACGATCGCCGTTAACGTCACCGTGCTGCCGGAAGTGAACTCCCGCTTGAAGCGACTCATTTTAGTAGAATCGTACCGGATGTCCTCTTACCTTGCGAACTATGGCGCCGGACGGACGATCAAAACGTTCTCGCTGCTGCCCGGCGAAAAGAGCAAAATCAGCATCCGCTCCTACCGGGAGAACGAAACGACGGCGAAAAGCGCCGCGACGATTCTCGATTCCGTGACGGACGATATCGCCGAAGAGTTCGAGAACTCGATCGCGAAGGAGCAAGCCGATCAGAAGAGCTACAAGGAAAGCAACGAGTATAAAATCGAAGGCGAAGCCGGCGTCAGCTGGGGCTGGGGCAGCGCGAAAATCAGCGCCGGCGTCAGCGGCGGCACGAACGCGGCGCGCGAGCAGTTCGCGAAGAACGTCGTCAACAATACGCAAAAGCATGTCGCCAAAGCTTCGGCGCGGCGCGACGTGCAGATCAACACGACGTACGAAGAAAAAAATACGACGACCGACGAAACGACGATCGTCCGCGAAATCGAAAACATCAACGTCAGCCGGACGCTGAACTTCGTCTTCCGCCAAATGAACCAGGAGTTCATTACGCTGCTGCATTTGGTGGACGTCCGCATCGGGTATTTCACGATCGATACGATCAACGGCGAGGAAAAGAAGCAGTACCGCGAGGTGACGCTGCCGCAGCTCGACGCGCTGCTCGAAGAAGTGATCGTGCCGGAGAAACGGGCGGAAGTGCGCAACGCGATCCTTTACCAGCTGATGAATATTTTCGACTACCAGGATCGCCATCATAGCTTCGTGGAAGAGGAGCCTTTCAAAGATCGCGACGGCAACGTGATCCCGCTGTCCCATTATTTGCGCGTGAAGAAGGATTACACGTCGACGTACCGGGACGACGCCACGGGCACGACGATCGAAGTGCCGGGCATCATCTTGGCGGCGACCCGGCACATCCTGCGGACGGACGGCATCGTCGTGGAGGCGCTGCTCGGCCAAGGCGAGGCGCTCGATCACTACTCCCGCAGCTTGCAGCTGCAGGCGATTCGCGAGAAAGATCTGCGCAACGACCTGCTGGAAGCGGAAGTGCGGATGAAGCGGCTGG
Coding sequences within:
- a CDS encoding Ig-like domain-containing protein; translation: MANQDQEPMIKLQPGGVAPVLSYNVPEPTSYSGRNFIDLQLHDGYFLPTKPSESNARSASDGAQRMQAAPKEPSPAELLLEKQQSGERMTTRFQKLTPEEVEQKAREGLKLNIVKTMTGALSYNFVEADPVVEKPLSAGPAVADDSIQMSAMRAIRQEEDGGVVSHMLPRDRDPIPWEPEPEPAPPVLSVSIHTPASNAVVSGPYTGATVEIRGNASVKSGYGKVGKVQVQIGTGGAYQDAALSADGSWSFQTVLRTPGPIHITARATHATEPVSASARIAVTVSLAPQPDTTVPTVRITSPSAGALLNTRGGPAAQLNVEGTASDDRGVARVEVIVDQGAAQLAESLNGFANWKRTVSLGAGSHTILVKAYDAANNVGTASLTVFVDAAPPTVSITSPLNNAEAAGTHSQGAIIEVLGTASDAGGIDYVELSLDMNPIGIRAAEKAPGDWSQWKGVLTVHETGKHTITARAYDRSNNMTETTIAVNVTVLPEVNSRLKRLILVESYRMSSYLANYGAGRTIKTFSLLPGEKSKISIRSYRENETTAKSAATILDSVTDDIAEEFENSIAKEQADQKSYKESNEYKIEGEAGVSWGWGSAKISAGVSGGTNAAREQFAKNVVNNTQKHVAKASARRDVQINTTYEEKNTTTDETTIVREIENINVSRTLNFVFRQMNQEFITLLHLVDVRIGYFTIDTINGEEKKQYREVTLPQLDALLEEVIVPEKRAEVRNAILYQLMNIFDYQDRHHSFVEEEPFKDRDGNVIPLSHYLRVKKDYTSTYRDDATGTTIEVPGIILAATRHILRTDGIVVEALLGQGEALDHYSRSLQLQAIREKDLRNDLLEAEVRMKRLALKILGEKDAEAAQLYAMLNPPPAAAKEDSDHAAPAAEQTLAEVR